In Oscillospiraceae bacterium, a genomic segment contains:
- a CDS encoding sugar ABC transporter permease: MKLRMPKMARKPLTLERKVRRAGFLFLLPWLFGIITFFVIPFVNTFLWSFQRIDISARTFTFTGFTNFDYAFRENRDFLRSLIESVGSMFGDVIIILVFSFFIALILNQKFYGRTIARALFFLPVIVASSIVITIIREDVFTQRLMSGTGETEAIFQTAAIGNLLNGIGLPPQAVDIMTTALADIFDLTWKTGMQIILFLSGLQSIPDSYYEVASIEGANAWDSFWKITAPMVTPSIMLVVIYSIIDTFTNPANPVMRVIMTEISPRLDWGAASAMAMVLFLVIGVIIGLFMLCMRKAVFYNE; encoded by the coding sequence ATGAAGCTTCGTATGCCAAAAATGGCGCGCAAACCGCTGACTTTGGAGCGAAAAGTCCGCCGCGCCGGATTCCTGTTCCTGCTGCCGTGGCTGTTCGGCATCATCACTTTCTTTGTCATTCCGTTTGTCAATACCTTTCTTTGGTCATTCCAACGCATTGACATCTCAGCACGGACATTCACCTTTACCGGTTTCACCAACTTCGACTACGCCTTCCGCGAAAACCGCGATTTCTTGCGTTCGTTGATTGAATCGGTCGGCTCAATGTTCGGCGATGTCATCATCATTTTGGTGTTCTCATTCTTCATTGCGCTGATACTCAACCAAAAGTTCTACGGACGGACAATTGCGCGCGCGCTGTTCTTCTTGCCTGTCATTGTAGCATCATCCATTGTCATCACCATTATCCGCGAAGACGTTTTTACCCAACGCCTGATGTCAGGCACGGGCGAAACCGAGGCCATTTTCCAAACAGCAGCCATCGGCAACTTGCTGAACGGCATAGGGCTGCCGCCCCAGGCCGTCGACATAATGACAACGGCCTTGGCTGACATTTTTGACCTGACATGGAAGACAGGTATGCAGATTATTTTGTTCTTAAGCGGCTTGCAGTCAATCCCCGATTCCTACTACGAAGTTGCCTCCATTGAGGGCGCTAACGCGTGGGATTCATTTTGGAAAATTACTGCGCCTATGGTGACGCCGTCAATTATGTTGGTCGTCATCTACTCGATTATCGACACCTTTACCAATCCGGCAAACCCTGTTATGCGCGTCATTATGACCGAAATCAGCCCTCGTTTGGATTGGGGCGCGGCATCGGCCATGGCGATGGTACTGTTTTTAGTCATCGGCGTAATTATCGGCTTATTTATGCTGTGTATGCGTAAAGCCGTGTTCTACAACGAGTAA
- a CDS encoding carbohydrate ABC transporter permease — protein sequence MQETSKLKAWLNDPKAKDSRKQVKLRVQKTGGKWLFAIFRAVFLICMAYVILYPILILMSRAFRPAEDMFNPNIIWLPITYTLENFRIVMNRMEFWDAMWSTLRIVTISSLLMVASCAVTGYGLARYRLRMQKIYMLLVVLSVIVPFMVILVPYMDVMRNVNFLGLGNTLGYLYSGVPRGLTLFDSEWVYYVPAMLGVGLRSGLFILLYYQFFRSMPKELESAARIDGCGEMTTFLRVMLPNAGAPMLVTAILSFVWYWSDFYLGQFMFSGNMAMMSNRLSIIRQTIYTTNPMGERATAEGGSVLAFAAALLFIIPPLLLYIVAQRFFMRSVERSGIVG from the coding sequence ATGCAAGAAACAAGTAAACTCAAAGCTTGGCTCAACGACCCCAAAGCTAAAGACAGCCGCAAGCAAGTCAAGTTGCGTGTCCAAAAAACGGGCGGAAAGTGGTTGTTTGCCATCTTCCGCGCAGTGTTTTTGATTTGTATGGCATATGTTATTCTTTACCCGATTTTGATTTTAATGAGCCGTGCATTCCGCCCCGCTGAAGATATGTTTAATCCCAATATCATCTGGCTGCCCATCACTTACACGTTGGAAAATTTCCGTATCGTCATGAACCGTATGGAATTTTGGGATGCTATGTGGTCAACGCTCCGCATCGTGACCATCAGTTCGCTGTTGATGGTGGCATCCTGTGCCGTAACAGGTTACGGCCTGGCGCGTTACCGCCTGCGTATGCAAAAAATCTACATGTTGCTCGTCGTGCTGAGCGTCATCGTACCCTTTATGGTCATCCTCGTGCCGTACATGGACGTTATGCGAAATGTTAACTTCCTCGGTCTTGGTAATACGCTGGGCTACCTCTATAGCGGCGTGCCGCGCGGACTGACGCTGTTTGACAGTGAGTGGGTATATTATGTGCCCGCCATGCTCGGTGTAGGTTTACGAAGTGGCTTGTTCATCCTGCTATATTATCAATTTTTCCGCAGCATGCCCAAAGAGCTTGAAAGTGCTGCGCGGATTGATGGTTGTGGCGAAATGACGACTTTTCTGCGTGTCATGCTGCCCAACGCCGGCGCCCCCATGCTGGTCACTGCCATTTTGAGTTTTGTTTGGTACTGGTCGGACTTCTATCTCGGACAATTTATGTTCAGCGGCAATATGGCCATGATGAGCAACCGCTTGTCCATCATCCGCCAAACCATCTACACCACAAACCCAATGGGTGAACGCGCAACCGCCGAAGGCGGCTCAGTACTGGCGTTTGCTGCTGCGCTCTTGTTTATCATCCCGCCGCTGCTACTATATATAGTAGCGCAACGCTTCTTCATGCGCAGTGTAGAGCGCTCGGGCATCGTCGGCTAA